From a region of the Uranotaenia lowii strain MFRU-FL unplaced genomic scaffold, ASM2978415v1 HiC_scaffold_499, whole genome shotgun sequence genome:
- the LOC129760190 gene encoding farnesol dehydrogenase-like, translated as MDKWVGKIALVTGASAGIGQDLALALADAGMKVVGIARRVEMVEALVGKVTGTGQIFGRKCDVSNEEELLQTFSWIREELGGVDVLVCNAGVFRCNFLTQSDSVDFRDTFNVNVVGTCICIREAVKDMKERGGPGHIFIVNSILGKRIPDVSVPMYGAYPASKFALTGLADVLRKEMMFFQLPVRVTSIHPGMVQTDMIKVFDSALAQRLPKLNVADITSNVLHCLSAPMDVHIDELTVMPGMVPASQQ; from the exons ATGGACAAATGGGTTGGCAAGATAGCTCTGGTCACGGGAGCTAGCGCAGGGATAGGTCAGGATCTGGCCTTGGCATTGGCCGATGCGGGCATGAAGGTCGTCGGAATAGCTCGAAGGGTTGAAATGGTGGAAGCTTTGGTGGGAAAAGTTACCGGAACTGGACAGATCTTTGGCCGGAAGTGTGATGTTTCCAATGAGGAAGAACTGCTGCAGACCTTTTCCTGGATACGCGAGGAACTAGGCGGCGTGGATGTTTTGGTTTGTAACGCTGGGGTGTTTCGGTGTAACTTCTTGACGC AGAGTGATTCGGTTGATTTCCGGGACACCTTTAACGTCAACGTGGTCGGTACCTGCATCTGCATTCGTGAAGCTGTGAAAGATATGAAGGAGCGTGGAGGTCCGGGACACATTTTCATCGTCAACAGCATCCTGGGCAAGCGTATCCCCGACGTATCGGTCCCGATGTACGGAGCTTATCCGGCGTCGAAATTTGCCCTCACTGGATTGGCAGACGTTCTGCGAAAAGAAATGATGTTCTTCCAGTTGCCAGTTCGCGTTACG AGTATTCATCCGGGAATGGTTCAAACGGATATGATCAAAGTGTTTGACTCGGCGCTGGCTCAACGGCTTCCCAAGCTGAATGTGGCAGACATCACATCGAACGTTCTTCATTGCCTGAGCGCCCCGATGGATGTTCAC